Within Acinetobacter pullicarnis, the genomic segment TGCAGTGGTCATACGGTGAAAAATACCTTTTTGCTAGCCCTCGCAAACACAATCAACCGATTCATTTTAATACTCTAAATATGGCCATACGTAAGATGGGGTATGGCAAACATCAACTATCTTCTCATGGATTACGTTCTACTTTTAGTACCATTTTGAATGACTCAGGTTTGTTCCAAGATAATTGGATTGAGGCACAACTTTCACATATTGATAAAAACCGTACCCGTGCCAGCTATAATCACGCTGACTATTTAGCTCAACGGACTGAAATGATGCAGTGGTGGGGTGATTATTTAAGTACTAGTAAGTGAAAATCGTACTGAACCGTGCCGGGTTTGTCGGAGAGTCAATATTTTTTTTGTCAACGGCATTCTAAAATTGACCCCTTTTACCTCGTATTAAGTT encodes:
- a CDS encoding tyrosine-type recombinase/integrase; the protein is QWSYGEKYLFASPRKHNQPIHFNTLNMAIRKMGYGKHQLSSHGLRSTFSTILNDSGLFQDNWIEAQLSHIDKNRTRASYNHADYLAQRTEMMQWWGDYLSTSK